A stretch of Mya arenaria isolate MELC-2E11 chromosome 14, ASM2691426v1 DNA encodes these proteins:
- the LOC128216367 gene encoding uncharacterized protein LOC128216367, with protein MIGYTTVMFALTAASLVTARQYELIQCTLGVYQIIGKADCTGFFLCVFGKPIEMPPCPPGSVFSSSVNVCVPKGSVYDDCKQPTEKSRIHMPVLPDLGPLSPEERCNMFGGVFPHPKECQAFYNCSVRYTPQIPRFFEQHLVECPYPQLFNTETKECDYFENVKCGSRTEFKNGCQYRSNQCPVAHCIPCSVDLPSCIGKRDGINVHQVKLWSPFYALCYKERTIKVDRCPADENGRTQLFHPKKNECVSLDMIPREQGGMMPECGTKVDGFNQDEFERCDRYVRCQGGKYIGTVKCAVGEVFDGSKGGCVPKEKACGPCGKIDHCARYSPSQRQTYATVLCYNVRPPVHGIPGHKAGLYGVPVGNAGLHGVPVGNTGCMPLYYVLMFVSQCTEFSLATPDCTVFPLATPDCTVFPVTTPDCTVFPLAMPDCTMFPLATPDCTVFPVTTPDCTVFPLAMPDCTVFPLATPDCTVFPFTSPDVCFCIMF; from the exons ATGATTGGCTACACCACAGTGATGTTTGCTTTGACCGCCGCATCGTTGGTCACAGCTAGACAATACGAACTCATTCAATGCACCCTGGGTGTATATCAGATAATCGGAAAGGCTGACTGTACGGGCTTTTTCCTCTGTGTGTTTGGGAAACCCATCGAGATGCCGCCTTGTCCTCCTGGCTCGGTGTTCAGCTCTAGCGTCAACGTTTGTGTTCCTAAAGGTTCAGTGTATGATGACTGCAAGCAACCAACAGAGAAAAGCCGCATCCATATGCCTGTGCTCCCCGACCTAG GGCCTCTTAGCCCAGAGGAACGATGCAACATGTTCGGAGGTGTGTTCCCTCACCCAAAGGAATGTCAAGCCTTCTACAATTGCAGCGTCCGCTACACACCTCAGATTCCCCGGTTCTTCGAGCAACACCTTGTTGAATGTCCCTACCCCCAGCTGTTCAACACTGAGACCAAAGAGTGTGACTATTTTGAGAATGTAAAATGTGGAAGCAGGACAGAGTTTAAGAATGGAT GTCAATACAGATCCAACCAGTGTCCCGTTGCGCATTGTATACCCTGCAGTGTCGACCTTCCAAGTTGTATAGGCAAACGTGACGGAATCAACGTTCATCAGGTCAAACTTTGGAGTCCATTCTATGCGTTATGCTATAAAGAACGGACGATCAAGGTGGATCGATGCCCAGCTGACGAAAATGGCCGAACACAGTTGTTCCATCCGAAAAAGAACGAATGCGTTTCATTGGATATGATTCCTCGAGAACAAGGGGGAATGATGCCTGAGTGCGGTACAAAAGTAGACGGGTTCAATCAGGATGAGTTTGAGCGATGTGACCGGTATGTGCGTTGTCAGGGAGGAAAATACATTGGCACGGTGAAATGTGCGGTTGGAGAGGTATTCGATGGATCAAAAGGCGGGTGCGTTCCAAAAGAAAAAGCTTGTGGACCCTGTGGAAAAATTGACCATTG TGCACGGTATTCCCCTTCACAACGCCAGACGTATGCTACTGTATTATGTTATAATGTTCGTCCCCCAGTGCACGGTATTCCCGGTCACAAGGCCGGAT TGTACGGTGTTCCCGTTGGCAACGCCGGAT TGCACGGTGTTCCCGTTGGCAACACCGGATGTATGCCACTGTATTATGTGTTAATGTTCGTCTCCCAGTGCACGGAGTTCTCGTTGGCAACGCCGGAT TGCACGGTGTTCCCATTGGCAACGCCGGAT TGCACGGTGTTCCCGGTCACAACGCCGGAT TGCACGGTGTTCCCGTTGGCAATGCCGGAT TGCACGATGTTCCCGTTGGCAACGCCGGAT TGCACGGTGTTCCCGGTCACAACGCCGGAT TGCACGGTGTTCCCGTTGGCAATGCCGGAT TGCACGGTGTTCCCATTGGCAACGCCGGAT TGCACGGTGTTCCCGTTCACATCGCCGGATGTATGCTTctgtatcatgttttaa
- the LOC128218108 gene encoding uncharacterized protein LOC128218108: MIGYTTALFALVAGTLVIAGHDELVQCTPGVYQIIGKADCTGFFMCVFGKKVEMPPCPASSVFSSSANVCVPKGSMYDDCKKTTEGGGGHMPVLPDLGSLSPKERCKMFGGVFPHPTECQVFYNCSVSYTHAFFEQHLVECPYPQLFNTDTKQCDHFENVKCGSRTEFKDGYKLTVNFV, translated from the exons ATGATTGGATACACAACAGCGTTGTTTGCTTTGGTCGCCGGAACTTTGGTCATTGCTGGCCACGACGAACTCGTGCAATGCACACCGGGTGTATATCAGATCATCGGAAAGGCCGACTGTACGGGCTTCTTCATGTGCGTGTTTGGGAAAAAAGTCGAGATGCCGCCTTGTCCTGCTAGCTCGGTGTTTAGCTCCAGCGCTAACGTTTGTGTTCCCAAAGGTTCAATGTATGATGACTGCAAGAAAACAACAGAAGGAGGCGGAGGTCACATGCCAGTGCTGCCCGACCTAG GATCTCTTAGTCCAAAGGAACGATGCAAAATGTTTGGAGGCGTGTTTCCCCACCCCACGGAATGTCAAGTCTTCTACAACTGCAGTGTTAGTTATACACACGCGTTCTTCGAGCAACACCTTGTTGAATGTCCCTACCCTCAACTTTTCAACACCGACACCAAACAGTGTGACCATTTTGAGAATGTAAAATGTGGAAGCAGGACAGAGTTCAAGGATGGATATAAGTTGACTGTCAATTTCGtctga